From a region of the Labrus mixtus chromosome 5, fLabMix1.1, whole genome shotgun sequence genome:
- the erap2 gene encoding endoplasmic reticulum aminopeptidase 2, with amino-acid sequence MVLLKTLVLCVLHLCLVGSQPTSKKTSTPPHPVGEQSPLGPDNLSFPWSRLRLPRYINPLHYDLLLHPNLTSLSFNGSVQIQIDVQNNTNWVVLHSKGLNITKATILDQNLAHLSDQVLPVLYNPSHEQIGIFSPRVLTSGQKYFLYIEFAAKLAEGFYGLYKSSYRTSTGETRSLASSHFEPTSARMAFPCFDEPSFKAKFTVRIRRNPEFISLSNMPVVKTVHFNDDLLEDHFDVSVKMSTYLVAFVVCDFKSVTATTSSGVQVSIYAAPEKIQQTHYALEVAVKMLDFYEEYFNINYPLPKQDLIAIPDFQSGAMENWGLTTYRETSLLFDPLTSSVSDKLWVTMVIGHELAHQWFGNLVTMVWWNDIWLNEGFARYMEFTSVEATYPDLKVEEYLLHTCFAAVGLDSLNSSRAISSPAEDPTQINEMFDTVSYEKGACVLHMLRHFLTEDVFQSGIVRYLRKYSYTNAHNQDLWDSLANTCAEEDFISGRHCYSSSQASKNAYLFAGEHLDLTAMMNTWTLQKGIPLVRVKRAGSRLLLRQERFLRTVLPSDPLWSTVQQGFLWHIPLTYKTDASSTIHRHLMTTLTDSINIGEEVSWVKVNSDMTGYYVVHYEDSGWDEMTNLLRKNHTALSYKDRTQLIHNAFQLVTAGHLPLSKALDLIGYLGLENHTVPLLQGLGYLEFFYRMVEKLNESDLTRNLGVYILRFFRAVIDKQTWSNSGSVSERRLRSEVLSLACHLHDPPCVERARQSFKDWLQSNGTLNLPTDVAETVYSVGAQGDHGWALLLHTYNISLSAAQKNTILFALTCSTDTNKLHRLLELGLEGKVIRSQDLSSLILMVAKNPQGHHLAWNFVKKNWDTLVKRFQLGSSCIRHILVGTTGQFSSPEELTEVQLFFESIKEQASQLRATQIVLDNVQKNVRWVQRNLETLRLWLNEQMK; translated from the exons ATGGTGTTGTTAAAAACATTAGTGCTGTGTGTCCTCCATCTCTGTCTTGTGGGGTCTCAGCCCACctctaaaaaaacatccactccTCCTCACCCTGTGGGAGAACAGTCTCCTCTGGGTCCTGATAATCTTTCCTTCCCCTGGAGCCGCCTTCGCCTGCCAAG GTACATTAATCCTCTTCACTACGACCTACTCCTGCATCCAAACCTCACCAGTCTCAGTTTCAATGGGTCAGTGCAGATCCAGATTGATGTccagaacaacacaaactgggTTGTCTTGCACAGCAAGGGTCTTAACATCACTAAAGCCACCATACTGGACCAAAACCTTGCTCACCTGTCTGACCAG GTTCTTCCCGTTCTTTATAACCCTTCCCATGAGCAGATTGGTATTTTCTCCCCGCGGGTGCTCACTAGTGGGCAAAAGTACTTTCTGTATATTGAGTTTGCAGCAAAACTAGCAGAGGGCTTCTATGGCCTTTATAAGAGCAGCTACAGAACCAGCACAGGAGAGACAAG AAGTTTAGCTTCGTCTCACTTTGAGCCCACAAGTGCTCGAATGGCCTTCCCGTGTTTCGATGAGCCGAGCTTCAAGGCCAAATTCACGGTTCGGATAAGAAGGAATCCAGAGTTCATCTCTCTGTCCAACATGCCTGTG GTTAAGACCGTTCATTTCAATGATGACCTGCTTGAGGACCACTTTGATGTGAGCGTTAAGATGAGCACATACCTCGTGGCTTTTGTCGTCTGTGACTTCAAATCCGTCACTGCAACAACATCTTCTGGGGTGCAG GTTTCCATTTATGCTGCCCCTGAGAAGATTCAGCAAACACACTATGCCCTGGAGGTTGCTGTCAAAATGTTAGACTTCTATGAGGAGTATTTCAACATTAACTATCCTCTACCAAAACAAG ATCTGATAGCAATCCCAGACTTTCAGTCAGGTGCTATGGAGAACTGGGGTTTGACCACCTACAGAGAGACCAGCCTTCTTTTTGATCCCCTCACATCCTCTGTTTCTGATAAACTCTGGGTTACCATGGTGATTGGCCATGAGCTTGCCCATCAG TGGTTTGGTAACTTGGTGACCATGGTCTGGTGGAATGATATCTGGCTCAATGAAGGATTTGCCCGATACATGGAGTTCACTTCAGTGGAGGCCACGTACCCTGACCTTAAAGTA GAGGAATATTTACTGCACACCTGTTTTGCAGCAGTTGGTCTTGATTCGCTGAACTCCTCTCGGGCGATATCAAGCCCAGCAGAGGACCCCACTCAGATCAACGAGATGTTTGACACAGTCTCCTATGAAAAA ggAGCATGTGTTCTGCACATGCTGCGACACTTTTTGACAGAGGACGTGTTCCAGAGTGGGATAGTACGATACCTACGCAAATACAGctacacaaacgcacacaatCAGGACCTGTGGGACAGCCTAGCCAAT ACCTGCGCAGAGGAGGATTTCATTTCAGGGAGACACTGTTACAGCAGCAGCCAGGCCTCAAAAAATGCA TACCTGTTTGCAGGGGAACACCTGGACCTGACTGCCATGATGAACACTTGGACTCTGCAGAAGGGGATTCCTCTGGTGAGAGTAAAGAGGGCGGGGTCTCGCCTGCTGCTCAGACAGGAAAGGTTCCTGAGGACTGTGCTGCCCTCTGACCCCCTGTGGTCCACAGTGCAGCAGGG TTTTCTTTGGCACATCCCTTTAACATACAAGACAGATGCTTCTAGCACAATCCACAGACACCTGATGACAACCCTCACAG ACAGTATAAATATAGGGGAGGAAGTCAGCTGGGTGAAAGTCAACAGTGACATGACAGGATATTATGTGGTTCATTATGAGGACAGCGGTTGGGATGAGATGACCAACCTGCTGAGGAAAAACCACACAGCTCTGAGCTACAAAGACAGGACTCAGTTGATACACAACGCCTTCCAACTGGTGAC AGCAGGTCATCTTCCACTGAGTAAAGCCTTAGACCTGATTGGTTACCTGGGGTTGGAGAACCACACTGTTCCTCTGCTCCAAGGACTGGGCTACCTGGAGTTCTTTTACCGGATGGTCGAAAAACTAAACGAATCTGATCTTACAAGGAACCTCGGG GTGTACATCCTGAGATTTTTCCGTGCTGTCATTGACAAGCAGACGTGGAGCAACAGCGGCTCTGTGTCAGAGCGGCGGCTGAGGTCAGAAGTCTTGTCCCTGGCCTGCCACCTGCATGACCCTCCCTGTGTGGAGCGAGCACGCCAGAGCTTTAAAGACTGGCTTCAGTCCAACGGCACTCTCAA CTTGCCCACTGATGTGGCTGAAACGGTGTATTCAGTAGGAGCTCAGGGCGACCATGGCTGGGCTTTACTCCTACACACATACAacatctccctctctgcagctcagaaaaacacaattctgTTTGCTTTGacctgcagcacagacacaaataaacTACACAG ACTGTTGGAGTTGGGTCTGGAGGGGAAAGTGATTCGATCTCAGGACCTGTCCTCTCTTATTCTGATGGTGGCCAAGAACCCACAGGGACATCATCTCGCCTGGAACTTTGTCAAAAAGAACTGGGACACACTGGTAAAAAG GTTCCAGTTGGGCTCATCTTGTATCAGACACATCCTTGTTGGCACCACAGGCCAGTTCTCATCTCCAGAAGAACTCACTGAG GTGCAGTTGTTTTTTGAGTCCATCAAAGAGCAGGCGTCTCAGCTAAGAGCAACCCAGATTGTCCTGGACAACGTGCAGAAAAATGTCCGCTGGGTTCAGAGAAACCTGGAGACACTGAGACTCTGGCTTAATGAGCAAATGAAGTGA
- the rgmb gene encoding RGM domain family member B: protein MGRAGCCCRGAERLASPSLLRRFRPLLLLIIALCCGAHLGQCQVVTPQCRIQKCTTDFVSLTSHLTPAVDGFHTEFCKALRAYSACTQRTAKSCRGNLVFHSAVLGISDLMSQRNCSRDGPTSSTHPEVLHEPCNYHSRTQHAHTHSHVHTHTHAHSHTHSHSRAGYLFCGLFGDPHLRTFKDSFQTCKVEGAWPLIDNDYLSVQVTNVPVVPGSSATATNKVTIIFKPYEGCTEQRVYQAVTDGLPAAFDDGTISSGDPIHTSAGADGSAGKVRALWISERSPGRHVELHAGYIGVTVIVRQLGRYLTLAVRIPEELAQAYDATQDLQLCLNGCPSGERIDQAGHLPLPLSPPALGLQLQQLRRPEYASQTQASPYGAMQVFGVEGAKERCREQLEVQDIYYHSCVFDLLTTGDANFTVAAYSAQKDMESLHPHQDRWRIYPRSSALSTLCCGSPAVLLCAVILALM, encoded by the exons ATGGGGAGAGCCGGATGCTGTTGCCGCGGGGCTGAGCGCCTCGCCTCCCCGTCTCTGCTGCGCCGTTTCCggccactgctgctgctgatcatCGCTCTCTGCTGCGGAGCTCACTTAG gtcaGTGCCAGGTTGTCACCCCTCAGTGTCGTATCCAGAAGTGCACCACTGACTTTGTCTCTCTCACGTCCCACCTGACCCCAGCTGTGGATGGCTTCCACACAGAGTTCTGCAAGGCTCTACGTGCGTACTCGGCCTGCACCCAGAGGACCGCCAAATCCTGCCGGGGGAACCTGGTCTTCCACTCGGCCGTGTTGGGCATCTCAGACCTCATGAGCCAGAGGAACTGCTCCAGAGACGGGCCGACGTCCTCCACGCACCCCGAGGTGCTGCACGAGCCCTGCAATTACCACAGTCGAAcccagcacgcacacacacactcccacgtgcacacacacacccatgctCACAGCCACACCCATAGCCACTCTCGGGCTGGGTACCTGTTCTGTGGGCTGTTCGGGGACCCACACCTGAGGACATTTAAGGACAGCTTCCAGACATGTAAGgtggagggggcgtggcctcttatTGACAATGACTATCTGTCGGTGCAGGTCACTAATGTCCCTGTGGTGCCTGGCTCCAGTGCCACAGCAACCAACAAG GTCACCATCATCTTTAAACCGTATGAGGGGTGCACAGAGCAGAGGGTGTACCAGGCAGTTACAGACGGCCTCCCTGCTGCCTTCGATGATGGGACAATCAGTAGTGGAGACCCCATTCACACATCTGCAGGTGCAGACGGTTCAGCCGGAAAAGTCCGGGCTCTGTGGATATCTGAGCGCAGCCCCGGGCGACATGTGGAGCTGCACGCTGGATACATTGGTGTAACAGTGATCGTTCGCCAGCTGGGCCGCTACCTGACCCTTGCAGTGCGGATCCCAGAGGAGCTGGCTCAAGCCTACGATGCCACCCAGGACCTGCAGCTGTGTCTGAACGGCTGCCCCAGCGGAGAGCGAATAGACCAGGCGGGGCACCTTCCCCTgcctctctcccctcctgcGCTTGGCCTGCAGCTTCAGCAGCTGCGTAGGCCCGAATACGCCTCACAGACACAAGCATCCCCCTACGGTGCCATGCAGGTCTTCGGGGTAGAGGGGGCAAAGGAGCGATGCAGGGAACAGCTGGAGGTGCAGGACATTTACTATCACTCCTGTGTGTTTGACCTCCTAACCACCGGGGATGCTAACTTCACTGTGGCCGCGTACAGTGCCCAGAAAGACATGGAGAGTCTCCACCCTCACCAGGATAGATGGAGGATCTACCCTCGCAGCTCTGCTTTGTCCACCTTGTGCTGTGGttctccagctgtcctgctgtgTGCTGTGATCTTAGCACTGATGTAA